Proteins encoded together in one Desulforegula conservatrix Mb1Pa window:
- a CDS encoding phage head morphogenesis protein, with protein sequence MGTLYRREGIVMAKPEALPFKEAIAFWESKVPMKPAEFKDLWNEQKVNAFAVSGVSNMDTVMDLYKSIGKAISEGQSFGAWKKQHSDLWEQKGWTGKSAWRVDNIFRTNVQTAFQVGRFKQMSQVTDDMPLWQYSAVSDRRTRPTHLALNGQVYRHDDPFWDSWYPPNGYRCRCTVRALSEGQAKRKGLEIQSGMPGLIEPVDPKTGRKMPARPLIPDPGFNFHPGKAHYQPDLSKYPATLKQRFLEKFLERACPDDWMDFSESSCFKRLKKHLKQEDLESLQTLAWAEGERMKQGYKEWVAGVIESMQPKGEVYPMANLPLKVCNNMEKQPQLALVVIDDHAVTHLVRETKKARGKAITPDEVAELADRFATAEWYLDQEDPAVIMIWVRSGDELVKVIIRTDRKVGKGVANHVTTAGLVESHNIENHPRYKKVTL encoded by the coding sequence CCATGAAACCGGCTGAGTTCAAAGATCTGTGGAACGAGCAAAAGGTCAATGCCTTCGCTGTTTCAGGGGTGTCCAATATGGACACGGTTATGGATCTTTACAAGAGCATAGGCAAGGCAATTAGTGAAGGCCAGTCCTTCGGAGCCTGGAAAAAACAGCATTCTGATCTGTGGGAGCAGAAAGGATGGACTGGCAAGTCGGCATGGCGTGTGGATAACATCTTCAGGACAAATGTGCAGACAGCCTTTCAGGTCGGACGCTTCAAGCAGATGTCACAGGTCACGGACGACATGCCCTTATGGCAGTACAGCGCCGTGTCAGACAGAAGGACAAGACCGACTCATCTTGCGCTAAATGGCCAGGTTTACCGCCATGATGACCCGTTCTGGGATAGCTGGTATCCGCCAAATGGCTACAGATGCAGATGCACTGTCAGGGCGCTGAGTGAAGGCCAGGCCAAACGAAAAGGCCTTGAGATTCAATCAGGCATGCCCGGACTTATAGAGCCTGTGGATCCAAAGACAGGAAGAAAAATGCCAGCCAGGCCGCTTATACCTGATCCGGGATTTAATTTTCATCCGGGAAAGGCGCATTATCAGCCTGATCTTTCAAAGTATCCGGCGACCCTGAAACAGAGGTTTCTTGAAAAGTTTCTGGAAAGAGCCTGCCCTGATGACTGGATGGATTTTTCAGAGTCCTCGTGCTTCAAGCGCCTCAAAAAGCATTTGAAACAGGAAGACCTTGAAAGCCTTCAGACCCTTGCCTGGGCAGAGGGTGAACGAATGAAGCAGGGATACAAAGAATGGGTGGCAGGAGTCATCGAATCCATGCAGCCGAAAGGTGAGGTTTATCCCATGGCCAATCTGCCGCTCAAGGTCTGCAACAACATGGAAAAGCAGCCACAGCTGGCTCTGGTTGTAATTGATGATCATGCGGTCACCCATCTTGTCAGGGAAACAAAAAAGGCAAGAGGAAAAGCCATAACACCGGATGAAGTGGCCGAACTTGCGGACAGATTCGCAACAGCTGAATGGTATCTGGATCAGGAAGATCCGGCGGTAATCATGATCTGGGTACGATCAGGAGACGAACTGGTGAAAGTGATTATCAGGACAGACAGGAAGGTCGGCAAAGGAGTTGCGAATCACGTTACAACGGCTGGTTTGGTTGAGAGCCATAATATTGAAAACCATCCACGCTACAAGAAGGTAACTCTATGA